The window TGGATCGTGGTCTCACCGGGCTTGATCGTCGAGGCGTCCGGGCCGCCGGCCTTCGCTCCACACATGTGCTTCTCCAGAGGTTCGATGAGGTCGAAACGGTCTGAGCCGTCGTGCTTACTTGCCGGAGCCGAGCTCGATCGGCACGCCGACCAGGGAGCCGTACTCGGTCCAGGAGCCGTCGTAGTTCTTGACGTTCTGCACACCGAGCAGCTCGTGCAGCACGAACCAGGTCAGCGCCGAGCGCTCACCGATGCGGCACAGGGCGATGGTGTCCTTCGCCAGGTCGACCTGCTCGTCCTCGTAGAGGGCCTTGAGCTCCTCGTCCGACTTGAAGGTGCCGTCGTCGTTGGCGTTCTTGGACCACGGGATGTTCCGGGAGGTCGGCACGTGGCCGGGGCGCTGCGACTGCTCCTGCGGCAGGTGGGCCGGGGCGAGCAGCTTGCCGGAGAACTCGTCGGGCGACCGGACGTCGACGATGTTCAGCTTGCCGATCGCGGCCACGACCTCGTCCCGGAAGGCGCGGATGGAGGCGTCCTGCGGCTTGGCCTCGTACGCGGTCTCCGGGCGCTCCGGCACATCGGTGCCGTCGACCAGCTCGCGGGCGTCCAGCTCCCACTTCTTGCGGCCGCCGTCGAGGAGCTTGACGTTCTCGTGGCCGTACAGCTTGAAGTACCAGTAGGCGTACGAGGCGAACCAGTTGTTGTTGCCGCCGTAGAGGATCACCGTGTGGTCGTTGGCGATGCCCTTCTCCGACAGCAGCTTCTCGAAGCCGGCCTGGTCGATGAAGTCACGGCGGACCGGGTCCTGGAGGTCCTGGGTCCAGTCGATCCGGATGGCGTTCTTGATGTGGTTCTTGTCGTACGCGGACGTGTCCTCGTCCACCTCGACGATGGCGATGCTCGGGTCGTCCAGGTGTTCCTGGACCCAGTCGGCGTCGACCAGGACGTCGCTGCGGCTCATGCTCAATCTCCTCCGGGGCAGGTACGGCGGGGCGTGCGAGTGCGAAGGGGCGCGCGGGTACGCGTTCGATGCCGGCGTACACGGCGCGCGGGTGGGCCCCGGGTCGTCACGGGGCGGGGGATACGGGAGAGGGCTCCCGCTCAGGAAGTGCGACAGAGCATGGCGGCAACACGGCACAGGTCCACTGCCCGCCGCTTCGTGAGATCCGCCTGTCGCTGCATGGTGTCGATCGTAGGGAGGGAAAGGCGGACATGTCACCGGCGTGTCGGATGTTGAGACGCGATCGTCCGGGATGTGGGAACGGGAGGGCTCCCGGGTCATCGCCCCGCGGCCTCCGGGCGCTCGTGTCCGTTCTCGGCCGCACGGCGCATCTGCGCTGCGGACGAGGCGTCTCGCTACTCGGACACCTCGTCGGTCCCAGCGTGCTGCCTACCCGGCCAGCCTGACGTCCGAACCCTTCACCGTGATCTCGACGCCGTCCTTCGCCGCCCGTACCGAGTCCAGCCGGACCTCGCCGGGCAGCCGTTCGATCGCCTGCTGGAAGTCGGTGATCGCCCGGATCCGGCTCTCGGGGAGCTGCAGGCCGCCCACCACGGGCAGGTCGTCGGCGCTCACCTCCACCTTCTTGCCCCGCACGGTGACCGAGCTGAGCACGGAGAAGGTCTGCTTGATGCCCAGCGCTCCGGCCTCGACCTCCACGTCGACCTTGACCTTGCCTGCGCCGCCGTCGGACAGGCCGACCACGTGGGCGGCGACGCCGGGAAGGACCGGCGTCGGCTTGGACTTGGCGGCCTTCAGCAACTCGTCGTAGGCGATGGTCGCGGTGCCGGTGGCGGAGGACGCGGTGGCCGAGCTGTAGTCGCCGGAGAACCTCACGCCCCGCATGTCGGCCTCGATGCCGGCGATACGGATCTTCTGGCCGCCGTTCCCCGTGGCCGCCTCGTAGTCCTTGATGCCGACCCGGACGTCGTCGAGCTCGCCGCCGGCCACCTGGGTGAGGAACGGGAAGCCCTCGATGGACACGTCCGGGGTGCTCGCCAGGTTCTCCGTGGTCCTGAGCCTGTCGGCCGCCTGCCCCTCCGCGAAGTGCACCGCGACCCGGTCGACCACCACGAACAGCACGCCCAGGACCACGACGACGACCAGGAGTACTCTCAGCGCTCGCAACCGGTTCCCCCTCGGCGGTCCTTCACGACCGGATGGCCGTCACACGCGAGCGTAGGCCTCCCCGGGGACCGGGCCCGGGATTTGTCGAACAGCTGTGACAGAGGACCCGGTCCGGGAGGTCATCCCAGCGCCCGTCCCAGCACCCACACCACCGGTGCCGCGGCCGACAGCGGCAGGGCGACGCCTGCCGTGAAGTGCACGAAGCGCGACGGGTAGTCGTAGCTCGCCGCGCGGTGCCCGATCAGCGCGCACACCGCGGCGCCGACGCCGAGCAGCGCGCCCTTGGCGCCCAGGTCCGTCATGCCGCCGGCCGCGATGCCCGCGCCCGCCGCCGCGAGCAGCGCGACGACCACCGAGGCCGCCGTGGGCAGTGGCAGCGCCCGTGCCAGGACGGCCACCGCGACCGCCACCGCGCCGACCGCGACCGCGTCCGGCGGGGCGGCCAGGTAGCCGGTGGCCACGATCGCGAGCGCCGCCGCGGCGACGGTCGCCATCAGGCCGTACATCCGCTCGTCCGGGTCGGCGTGGGAGCGCAGCTGGAGGACGAGGGAGAGCAGCACCCACACCCCGAGCGTGCCCAGGATCGCGCCGGGCGCGTGCTCGCGGCCCGCGGCGAGCACCGCCGCGTCCGCGGCGAGCGCGCCCAGGAAGCCGAGGGCGATGCCCTGCCGGGCGGGCCACATACCGTTCAGCCGGAACCAGCCCGCGGCCGTCACGCCCTGGAGCACGACCAGCGGCAGCAGCAGCCCGTAGACGCCGAGCTCCGCCGCACCGGCGAGCAGCAGCCCCAGCAGCGCCGTGAGCGCGGCCGGCTGCATCCCGGGCTCGATGATCGGTGAGCGTCCCTCGGCGCGGGCCCGCTGCGCGTCGGTGATCCGGGCGTTGCCGGCGACGGTGGCGGGCCCGTAGCCGGGTCCGTCCTTCCCCGCGGGATCCGCGGCGGCCTGGGCGGAAGCCTGGGGCTGCGGGGCGGGAGCCTGCGGCTGCGGGGCGTGCTGCCCGACCGGGGGCAGGTACGCCGTCCGTGCGGCCGCGGACGCGGCCGGAGCCTGCGGCTGCGGCTGCGGCTGCGGCTGCGGCGTGTAGGAGGGCGCCTGCGCGCCCTGGACCCCGCCGCCCTGGACCCCGCCGCCCTGGACCCCGTGGGCCGCGACCGGCCCCTGGTGCCCCACCGGGGGCAGGTACGCCGTCTCCGCCGCCGCCGGTGCCGCCGGTGGCCTGGCATGCGTCTGGGTGTCCCAGGTCTCGCCCTGCCACTGCTGCGTGTACTGCTCGGCGACCCGCGGGTCCTCGTACGCCTGCGGATGCTCGGGCCACGCCTGCGGCTGGGCGGCCGGGTGGGGCTGCTGTGCGGCAGGCGGGTACGGCTGGTGTGCCGCGGGCTGCTGGGGCTGCCGTCCCGCGTACGGGTCGTACCCGCTGTAGGGGTTGTCGTACGGAGACCCTGGGGACCCCTCATACGGCCGGTCGGTCATTCGCTCACCCTCCTGCGAACGGGGGGAGCACCTCTACCGTGCCGCCCTCGGTCAGCCGTACCGTCTCGTGCGCGCGCTTCCCCACCGGGTCGCCGTCGATGAGGAACGAGCACCGCCGCAGAACGCGGTCCAGCTCACCCGGGTGCCGCCCGCGCACCGCGTCCAGCACCCCGGCGAGCGTCTCCGCCTCGTACGGCTCCTCGGCGACCCCGGCCGCGGCCTTCGCCGCCGCCCAGTAGCGCACCGTGACCTCTGCCATCCCGTCCCTCGATCACTCGTCCATGAACAGGGTCAGGCTAGCCCGCCTGTGCGACGGTCCAGCGCGCGATGCGGTCCAGGAGTTCGTCGGCGGCGGCGTTCTCGGCGTGGCCCATGCCGTGCTCCAGCCACAGTTCCCCGTGGTCACCGGCGGCCGCGGCCAGCATCCGGGGGTGGTCGAGGGGGAAGTAGCCGTCCCGGTCGCCGTGCACGATCAGCAGCGGGGTGGGCGCGATGCGCGCGGCCGCCCGGAACGGCGGCAGCGGGACGGGGTCCCAGTCGCGGTGGTGGATCCGGGTGCGCAGCCCGTAGCGGCCGAGCAGGCGGCCCGCGGGGCGCGTGACCAGCCAGTGCAGCCGGCGCATGGGCGCCGTGCCCCGGTAGTACCAGCGCGCGGGCGCGCTGACGGAGACCACGGCGCCCGTACGGGTGTCCGGGCACCCCTCGTCCGGTGCGGGGCCGCGGTGAAGGGCCGCGTGCCGCAGCACCACCGAGCCGCCCATGGAGAAGCCGACGGTCGCCACGCGCGCGTGCCCGAACCCGCGCGCCCAGGCCACCGCCGCCGCCAGGTCCAGCACCTCGCGGTCGCCGACGGTGGAGCGCCCGCCGGAGGCCCCGTGGCCGCGGAAGGAGAAGGTGACCACGGCGCCGTGCCGGGCCAGGGCCCGCGCCACCCTGCGCACGTGCGGCCGGTCCAGGTCGCCGGTGAAACCGTGTGCGACCACGAACACGAGTCCGGCGTGCCCGCGGCCGGGCCCGTCGCACGCGGCCGCGCCCGGCTCGTACAGGGCGTCGAGCGCGACCCCGTCCGCCGTGCGCAGGAACGTCCTGACCACGCCTTCGACACCCGTCCCTGGCGGTGTCCCGCCCTCCGGAACGTCCGTCGAACGCACCACACGACCTGCCGATCCCGACCTCATATCGGCTATTCTGCTGCGAAGAGGACTCGGGCAGCGCAGCCCCCGGGTCCTTTTGTGCTTTCGGCAGGCGTGGCGCACGGCGCGGGAGACCGCGGGTGCACGGCCCGTCGATCGCGCGGCGGGCAGGGATCCGAGGAGGAGCCAGAGCCATGGACGACCGAACGGTGCACGCACGTACGACGGCCCAGGCACGGGGGTTCCCCCTGCTCGACCACGGCCGGGAACCGGGGGGAGGCGCGCGATGAGTTCACTGCTGCTGCTGACCAACGCCCTCCAGCCGTCGGCGGAAGTGCTCCCCGCCCTCGGCCTGCTGCTGCACAACGTGCGGGTGGCTCCGGCGGAGGGGCCGGCCCTCGTGGACACCCCCGGTGCCGACGTCGTCCTGGTCGACGGGCGGCGCGATCTGCCGCAGGTGCGCGGGCTGTGCCGGCTGCTGCGCTCCACGGGCCTCGGCAGTCCGCTGATCCTGGTGGTGACCGAGGGCGGCCTCGCGGCCGTGACCGCCGACTGGGGCATCGACGACGTGCTCCTGGACACCGCCGGTCCCGCCGAGGTGGAGGCCCGCATCCGGCTGGCCGTGGGCCGCCGGCAGATCGTCGACGACGACTCCCCGATGGAGATCCGCAGCGGCGACCTGTCCGTGGACGAGGCGACCTACAGCGCCAAGCTCAAGGGCCGGGTGCTGGACCTCACCTTCAAGGAGTTCGAGCTGCTGAAGTACCTCGCGCAGCACCCGGGCCGCGTCTTCACCCGCGCCCAGCTCCTCCAGGAGGTCTGGGGCTACGACTACTTCGGCGGCACCCGGACCGTCGACGTCCACGTACGGCGGTTGCGAGCCAAGTTCGGGCCCGAGCACGAATCGCTGATCGGAACGGTCCGCAATGTCGGTTACCGATTCGTTACTCCCGAGAAGGGCGACCGCGCCGGGGACGCCGCGAACGAGAAGAAGGCCGGGGCCGCCCGGCCAAACGCGGAGAATCAGGACACCGCGACGAGGCGGGCCCGCGCGCAGGGGTGAGGAGCGCTCCCACAAGGTGTGACGCATACCCGCCCACGCTCCCGTAAGCCCTGCCGGGAGCGGGTCCATCCGCGTAGACTCCGCGCCGTGGCCAAGGTGACTCGGGATGACGTGGCGCGGCTGGCAGGGACGTCCACTGCCGTCGTCAGCTATGTGATCAACAACGGACCCCGGCCGGTCGCCCCGGCCACCCGCGAGCGAGTCCTCGCCGCGATCAAGGAGCTGGGGTACCGGCCCGACCGGGTCGCCCAGGCCATGGCCTCGCGGCGCACCGACCTCATAGGCCTGATCGTCCCGGACGCCCGCCAGCCCTTCTTCGGGGAGATGGCGCACGCCGTGGAGTGGGCCGCAGCCGAGCGCGGGAAGATGGTCCTCGTCGGCAACTCCGACTACGTCGCCGAGCGCGAGGTCCACTATCTGCGGGCGTTCCTCGGGATGCGCGTCTCCGGCCTGATCCTGGTCAGCCACGCGCTGAACGACCTCGCCGCCGCCGAGATCGAGGCCTGGGACGCCCGGGTGGTGCTGCTGCACGAGCGGCCCGAGGCCATCGACGACGTGGCCGTGGTCATCGACGACGTGGGTGGCGCCCAGCTCGCCGTGCGCCATCTGCTGGAGCACGGCTACGAGTACGTCGCCTGTGTGGGCGGCACCGCCGAGACGCCCGCCGTGGGCGACCCCGTGTCCGACCACGTCGAGGGCTGGCGGCGCGCCATGGCCGAGGCCGGCCTCTCGACGGAGGGGCGCCTGTTCGAGGCGCCGTACAACCGCTACGACGCGTACCGGATCAGCCTGGAGCTCCTCTCGGGCCCGAACCGTCCCCCGGCGGTCTTCTGCTCCACCGACGACCAGGCGATCGGCCTGCTGCGGGCGGCGCGCGAGCTGCGCATCGACGTCCCCGGCGAACTCGCGGTCGCCGGGTTCGACGACATCAAGGAGGCGGCGCTGACGGACCCACCGCTGACGACGGTCGCCTCGGACCGTTCGGCGATGGCCCGGGCGGCCGTGGACCTGGTCCTCGACGACGGGCTGCGGGTCGCCGGCTCGCGCCGGGAGCGGCTCAAGCAGTTCCCGTCACGGCTGGTCGTACGCACGTCCTGCGGCTGCGCCTAGCCTCTCTCCGCCCCCTTCGAGGACCCCCGGGGCCCCTCCGGGGAGCGGCCTTATATCGGGCATACGAGGTTCTGTCGGGCTTCTCAGCGGGGACTCAGGAAGCTCTCATGATCCCGGGACACTCTCAATGTCATGAGCGAGAGCATCCGCCGCAGCGGCGAGTACGAACACCCCGAGGGTGACGGGCAGGCCCCGGCTGCCGACTCCGTGCAGTCGGCGGACCCGCGAGGGGACTTTGCCCCGGTGAATCCGGAGTGGCCTCCCCCGCCGCCGTACGCCCCCGGCCGCCCCTTCGCGGCCGGACCCGGCGCCGACGGCGGCCAGGGCGGCGCGGACGGCGGCGGCACCGCCACCTTCCCGGCCTTCCCGGCGGAACCCGCGCACGCCTCCACCTCCCGCAAGCGCACCAGGGGCCCGCTCGCCCTGCTCGCCGCCGTGGCGATCGCCTCGGCCGTCGTGGGCGGCGGTACCGCCTTCGCCTTCCAGGAGCTGACCGGCACGCACACGGTCGCCGCCTCCAGCACCACCACGACCAACGTGGTGCCCTCCAGCCAGCGCGGCAGCATCTCCGCGATCGCCAGGGCGGTCACCCCGAGCGTCGTCGAGATCAACGCCACCCTCGACAACGGCACCTCCACCGGCTCCGGCGTGGTCGTCAGCAGCAAGGGCGAGGTCGTCACCAACAACCACGTCATAGCCGGCGCCTCCTCGATCAAGGTGCGCACCAGCGACGGCACCTCGTACACCGCGCAGGTCGTGGGCACCGACAGCTCCAAGGACCTCGCCCTGATCAAGCTGCGGAACGCCTCCGGACTCAAGCCGGCGGCCCTCGGCGACTCCGACGGACTCACGGTCGGCGACCAGGTCGTCGCGATCGGCTCCCCGGAGGGCCTCACCGGCACCGTCACCAGCGGCATCGTCTCCGCCCTGCACCGGGACGTGACGGTCCCCACCGACGAGAACCAGGGGCAGGGCGACGGCGGCGGCTGGCCCTTCCAGTTCGGCGGCCACCAGTTCAACGGCGACACCGGCTCCTCCACCACCACCTACCGGGCGATACAGACCGACGCGTCGCTCAACCCGGGCAACTCCGGCGGCGCGCTGATCGACGCGAGCGGCAACGTCGTCGGCATCAACTCGGCGATGTACTCGGCCAACCAGGCGTCGGACTCGTCCAACGCCGGCAGCGTCGGCCTCGGCTTCGCCATCCCGATCAACAGCGTCAAGTCCGACCTG of the Streptomyces sp. NBC_01788 genome contains:
- a CDS encoding putative leader peptide; the encoded protein is MQRQADLTKRRAVDLCRVAAMLCRTS
- a CDS encoding LmeA family phospholipid-binding protein — its product is MRALRVLLVVVVVLGVLFVVVDRVAVHFAEGQAADRLRTTENLASTPDVSIEGFPFLTQVAGGELDDVRVGIKDYEAATGNGGQKIRIAGIEADMRGVRFSGDYSSATASSATGTATIAYDELLKAAKSKPTPVLPGVAAHVVGLSDGGAGKVKVDVEVEAGALGIKQTFSVLSSVTVRGKKVEVSADDLPVVGGLQLPESRIRAITDFQQAIERLPGEVRLDSVRAAKDGVEITVKGSDVRLAG
- a CDS encoding sulfurtransferase, with the translated sequence MSRSDVLVDADWVQEHLDDPSIAIVEVDEDTSAYDKNHIKNAIRIDWTQDLQDPVRRDFIDQAGFEKLLSEKGIANDHTVILYGGNNNWFASYAYWYFKLYGHENVKLLDGGRKKWELDARELVDGTDVPERPETAYEAKPQDASIRAFRDEVVAAIGKLNIVDVRSPDEFSGKLLAPAHLPQEQSQRPGHVPTSRNIPWSKNANDDGTFKSDEELKALYEDEQVDLAKDTIALCRIGERSALTWFVLHELLGVQNVKNYDGSWTEYGSLVGVPIELGSGK
- a CDS encoding response regulator transcription factor, with product MSSLLLLTNALQPSAEVLPALGLLLHNVRVAPAEGPALVDTPGADVVLVDGRRDLPQVRGLCRLLRSTGLGSPLILVVTEGGLAAVTADWGIDDVLLDTAGPAEVEARIRLAVGRRQIVDDDSPMEIRSGDLSVDEATYSAKLKGRVLDLTFKEFELLKYLAQHPGRVFTRAQLLQEVWGYDYFGGTRTVDVHVRRLRAKFGPEHESLIGTVRNVGYRFVTPEKGDRAGDAANEKKAGAARPNAENQDTATRRARAQG
- a CDS encoding MoaD/ThiS family protein, which translates into the protein MAEVTVRYWAAAKAAAGVAEEPYEAETLAGVLDAVRGRHPGELDRVLRRCSFLIDGDPVGKRAHETVRLTEGGTVEVLPPFAGG
- a CDS encoding alpha/beta hydrolase; this translates as MRSGSAGRVVRSTDVPEGGTPPGTGVEGVVRTFLRTADGVALDALYEPGAAACDGPGRGHAGLVFVVAHGFTGDLDRPHVRRVARALARHGAVVTFSFRGHGASGGRSTVGDREVLDLAAAVAWARGFGHARVATVGFSMGGSVVLRHAALHRGPAPDEGCPDTRTGAVVSVSAPARWYYRGTAPMRRLHWLVTRPAGRLLGRYGLRTRIHHRDWDPVPLPPFRAAARIAPTPLLIVHGDRDGYFPLDHPRMLAAAAGDHGELWLEHGMGHAENAAADELLDRIARWTVAQAG
- a CDS encoding S1C family serine protease, with product MSESIRRSGEYEHPEGDGQAPAADSVQSADPRGDFAPVNPEWPPPPPYAPGRPFAAGPGADGGQGGADGGGTATFPAFPAEPAHASTSRKRTRGPLALLAAVAIASAVVGGGTAFAFQELTGTHTVAASSTTTTNVVPSSQRGSISAIARAVTPSVVEINATLDNGTSTGSGVVVSSKGEVVTNNHVIAGASSIKVRTSDGTSYTAQVVGTDSSKDLALIKLRNASGLKPAALGDSDGLTVGDQVVAIGSPEGLTGTVTSGIVSALHRDVTVPTDENQGQGDGGGWPFQFGGHQFNGDTGSSTTTYRAIQTDASLNPGNSGGALIDASGNVVGINSAMYSANQASDSSNAGSVGLGFAIPINSVKSDLASLRSGSQN
- a CDS encoding LacI family DNA-binding transcriptional regulator yields the protein MAKVTRDDVARLAGTSTAVVSYVINNGPRPVAPATRERVLAAIKELGYRPDRVAQAMASRRTDLIGLIVPDARQPFFGEMAHAVEWAAAERGKMVLVGNSDYVAEREVHYLRAFLGMRVSGLILVSHALNDLAAAEIEAWDARVVLLHERPEAIDDVAVVIDDVGGAQLAVRHLLEHGYEYVACVGGTAETPAVGDPVSDHVEGWRRAMAEAGLSTEGRLFEAPYNRYDAYRISLELLSGPNRPPAVFCSTDDQAIGLLRAARELRIDVPGELAVAGFDDIKEAALTDPPLTTVASDRSAMARAAVDLVLDDGLRVAGSRRERLKQFPSRLVVRTSCGCA